A stretch of Dryobates pubescens isolate bDryPub1 chromosome 35, bDryPub1.pri, whole genome shotgun sequence DNA encodes these proteins:
- the LOC128898924 gene encoding glutathione S-transferase Mu 3-like yields MAVLGYWDIRGLAHAIRLLLEYTETPYEEKLYRCGEAPDYDRSQWFNEKEKLGLDFPNLPYFIDGPVKLTQSNAILRHIARRHGLCGETEEELLRVDLLENQVMDFRLSLVMICYNPDFEKLKPGYLEQLPGKLKLFSNFLGSRKWFAGEKLTFVDFLMFDVLDQNQLLEPSCLQPFQNLRDFMQRFGALEKVAAYLKSPRFQQLPINNRAAKWGSKKV; encoded by the exons ATGGCCGTGCTGGGCTACTGGGACATCCGTGGG ctggccCATGCCATCCGCCTGCTGCTGGAGTACACCGAGACCCCCTACGAGGAGAAGCTCTACCGgtgtggggaag cccctgactACGACAGGAGCCAATGGTTCAACGAGAAGGAGAAGCTGGGCTTGGACTTCCCCAAC ctgccctaCTTCATCGACGGCCCTGTGAAGCTGACCCAGAGCAATGCCATCCTGCGCCACATCGCCCGCAGGCACGGCCTCT gcgGGGAgacagaggaggagctgctgcgagtggacctgctggagaaccAGGTGATGGACTTCCGGCTCAGCCTGGTCATGATCTGCTACAACCCTGACTTC GAGAAGCTCAAACCTGGctacctggagcagctcccggGGAAGCTGAAGCTCTTCTCCAActtcctggggagcaggaagTGGTTTGCAGGGGAGAAG ctcacctTCGTGGACTTCCTGATGTTTGATGTGCTGGACCAGaaccagctgctggagcccagctgcctgcagcccttccagaACCTCAGGGACTTCATGCAGCGCTTTGGG GCCCTGGAGAAGGTGGCAGCCTACCTGAAGTCCCCCAggttccagcagctgcccatcaACAACAGGGCAGCCAAGTGGGGCAGCAAGAAGgtgtga